In Geobacter anodireducens, a genomic segment contains:
- a CDS encoding electron transfer flavoprotein subunit beta, with protein MLVVCCVKQVPDTTQVQIDPVTNTLVREGIPFIVNPYDTHALEESLRLKDRYGVRVAAISMGPPNAEATIRKAVALGVDRAILLSDRSFGGADTLATSNVLSAAIRKLAEEDEVALVLCGKQTIDGDTAQVGPGIATRLGMTQLTLVDRIEDVDMDARTVRVRRKLEGRYELVQGPIPAMLTVVREINRPRYPAVPARLMAASCTVEVWNNEVLRLDPVSIGLKGSPTWVSRIFSPERAKGQVLGDGEKDPAGTARLLVDTLRAKDLLPF; from the coding sequence ATGCTCGTTGTCTGTTGCGTTAAGCAGGTTCCCGACACCACCCAGGTGCAGATCGATCCCGTCACCAATACCCTGGTGCGGGAGGGGATTCCTTTCATCGTCAATCCCTATGATACCCACGCCCTGGAGGAAAGCCTGCGGCTCAAGGATCGCTATGGCGTTCGTGTGGCCGCCATTTCCATGGGGCCGCCCAATGCCGAAGCGACCATTCGCAAGGCAGTGGCGCTCGGCGTTGACAGGGCGATTCTGCTGTCCGATCGTTCCTTTGGTGGTGCAGATACTCTTGCCACGAGCAATGTCCTCTCCGCCGCGATCCGCAAGCTTGCCGAAGAAGATGAAGTGGCACTGGTCCTTTGCGGGAAGCAGACCATCGATGGCGATACGGCGCAGGTGGGGCCCGGTATCGCCACCCGCCTGGGCATGACCCAGCTTACGCTGGTGGACCGCATCGAGGACGTCGACATGGACGCCCGCACGGTCCGGGTACGACGCAAGCTGGAGGGGCGGTACGAGTTGGTTCAGGGGCCGATCCCCGCCATGCTGACGGTTGTGCGGGAGATCAACCGGCCGCGCTATCCCGCCGTTCCCGCCCGCCTCATGGCGGCTTCCTGCACGGTGGAGGTCTGGAACAACGAGGTGTTGCGGCTTGACCCCGTCTCCATCGGACTCAAGGGCTCACCCACCTGGGTCAGCAGGATCTTTTCGCCCGAGCGCGCCAAGGGACAGGTCCTCGGCGACGGCGAGAAGGACCCCGCCGGGACGGCACGCCTTCTCGTTGATACGCTTCGCGCCAAGGATCTGCTGCCATTCTAG
- a CDS encoding radical SAM protein translates to MSFLPVTRGEALKRGWDELDIVFVTGDAYVDHPAFGVPLLARWLEFHGFRVGIIPQPDWRSREPFMALGRPRLFFAVSSGAMDSMVAHYTPARKLRHDDAYTPGNRHGARPNRATIVYTSRLKEAYRDVPVVIGGIEASLRRFAHYDYWEDKVRRSLLLDAKADLLVHGMGERPILELARRVRAGEPFQAIADIRGTAVVLGRGAAPPAGVVELPPFEEVTADRHRYAEAFRLLSREQNPHCAHPLVQRHGDRTLLCNPPAYPLEEAELDSVYALPFQRAPHPSHGEPIPAYEQIRDSVTTHRGCFGGCSFCAITHHQGKVIQSRSERSVLAEVERMVAMAWFRGSVSDVGGPTANMYGVHCGNTRGGHACRRESCLYPSPCRYLAMGGERGAALLRAVRGVRGVRNVAVSSGIRYDLMERQPAYFRELLAHHVGGLLKVAPEHMVARVTDLMRKPGKESFDRFLERFRRESARLGKKQYVIPYLMSGHPGCTLDDMVELALSLKRAGLRVEQVQDFTPTPGTLSTCMYHTGLDPYTGASVHVPRGDREKRLQKALLLWHLPSERRNVLEALRTCGRESATRELLSGPAGGGGGRSGGGFRPRRT, encoded by the coding sequence ATGTCGTTTCTCCCTGTCACCCGCGGCGAAGCCCTGAAGCGCGGCTGGGACGAGCTGGACATCGTCTTCGTCACCGGCGACGCCTATGTGGACCATCCCGCCTTTGGCGTGCCGCTCCTGGCGCGCTGGCTCGAGTTCCATGGTTTCCGCGTCGGGATCATTCCCCAGCCGGACTGGCGCTCCAGGGAGCCGTTCATGGCGCTGGGGCGCCCCCGGCTCTTCTTTGCCGTTTCCTCCGGTGCCATGGATTCCATGGTGGCCCATTACACGCCCGCCAGGAAGCTCCGGCACGACGATGCCTACACCCCCGGCAACCGTCACGGCGCCCGGCCCAATCGCGCCACCATCGTCTATACCTCCCGGCTGAAAGAGGCCTACCGTGACGTGCCGGTGGTGATCGGCGGCATCGAAGCCAGCCTGCGGCGCTTTGCCCACTACGACTACTGGGAGGACAAGGTCCGCCGCTCGTTGCTGCTGGACGCCAAGGCCGACCTGCTCGTCCATGGCATGGGCGAGCGCCCCATCCTGGAGCTGGCCCGCCGGGTGCGCGCCGGCGAACCGTTCCAGGCCATTGCCGACATCAGGGGGACGGCGGTCGTTCTCGGCCGTGGTGCCGCACCTCCTGCCGGAGTTGTGGAACTTCCCCCCTTCGAAGAGGTGACCGCCGACCGTCACCGTTACGCCGAGGCGTTTCGCCTCCTTTCCCGCGAGCAGAATCCGCACTGTGCGCACCCCCTGGTGCAGCGGCACGGCGACCGGACCCTCCTGTGCAATCCTCCGGCCTATCCTCTGGAAGAAGCGGAACTGGACTCGGTCTATGCGCTCCCGTTTCAGCGGGCGCCTCATCCCTCCCATGGCGAGCCGATTCCCGCCTACGAGCAGATCCGGGACTCGGTCACCACTCACCGTGGTTGCTTCGGCGGGTGCTCCTTCTGTGCCATTACCCACCACCAGGGCAAGGTCATCCAGTCCCGCAGCGAACGCTCGGTGCTCGCCGAGGTGGAGCGGATGGTCGCCATGGCCTGGTTCCGCGGGAGCGTGAGCGACGTGGGCGGGCCCACCGCGAACATGTACGGCGTGCACTGCGGCAACACCCGGGGCGGCCACGCATGCCGCCGGGAAAGCTGTCTCTACCCCTCGCCCTGCCGATACCTGGCGATGGGCGGGGAGCGGGGCGCCGCTCTGCTGCGGGCGGTGCGGGGTGTCCGGGGGGTGCGGAATGTGGCGGTCTCCTCGGGCATCCGCTACGATCTGATGGAGCGGCAACCCGCCTACTTCCGGGAGCTGCTCGCCCACCACGTGGGCGGATTGCTCAAGGTTGCCCCCGAGCACATGGTTGCACGGGTCACCGATCTCATGCGCAAGCCCGGAAAGGAGTCCTTCGACCGCTTCTTGGAACGCTTCCGCCGCGAATCCGCCCGTCTCGGGAAAAAGCAGTACGTCATACCCTATCTCATGTCGGGGCATCCCGGTTGCACCCTGGACGATATGGTCGAACTCGCCCTGTCCCTGAAGCGGGCCGGACTCAGGGTTGAGCAGGTGCAGGACTTCACACCCACGCCCGGGACCCTTTCCACCTGCATGTACCACACGGGGCTCGATCCCTACACCGGGGCGTCTGTTCACGTGCCACGGGGGGATCGGGAAAAGAGGCTGCAGAAAGCCCTGTTGCTCTGGCATCTGCCGTCGGAGCGGCGCAACGTGCTCGAAGCCTTGCGCACCTGCGGCAGGGAGTCGGCAACCCGTGAGCTTCTGAGTGGGCCGGCCGGTGGGGGAGGGGGGCGGTCTGGGGGCGGATTCCGGCCGCGAAGGACTTGA
- the argC gene encoding N-acetyl-gamma-glutamyl-phosphate reductase (catalyzes the reduction of N-acetyl-5-glutamyl phosphate to N-acetyl-L-glutamate 5-semialdehyde in arginine biosynthesis and the reduction of N-acetyl-gamma-aminoadipyl-phosphate to N-acetyl-L-aminoadipate-semialdehyde in lysine biosynthesis; involved in both the arginine and lysine biosynthetic pathways; lysine is produced via the AAA pathway, lysine from alpha-aminoadipate) produces the protein MLKVAVVGASGYTGVELLRILHCHPEAAVTCITSEQSAGKPVSDLFPSLRGRYAQVLENLEPVRVAEKADVIFTALPHKAAMEVVPTFLKLGKRVIDLSADYRFNDAATYEQWYEPHMNPHLLPKAVYGLPEVRRVAVKGAKLVANPGCYPTSVILGLQPLLKHKLIDTTGIISDSASGVSGAGRGAKVDNLYCEVNEGFKAYGVGGVHRHTPEMEQELSLLAEERITITFTPHLVPMDRGILSTIYGRLLAPATTAELAGLYAEFYGGEPFVRVLPAGGVPSTAHVRGSNFCDIGVVVDQRTGRVIVVSAIDNLVKGASGQAVQNMNIMCGLPEGLGLEGLALVP, from the coding sequence ATGCTGAAAGTAGCCGTTGTCGGAGCAAGCGGATATACCGGTGTCGAACTTCTGCGCATCCTCCACTGCCACCCGGAGGCGGCGGTCACCTGCATCACGTCGGAGCAGAGCGCGGGCAAGCCCGTGTCCGACCTGTTTCCGTCCCTGCGGGGGCGCTACGCCCAGGTGCTCGAAAACCTCGAGCCGGTTCGGGTTGCGGAGAAAGCGGACGTCATCTTCACGGCACTGCCCCACAAGGCGGCCATGGAAGTGGTTCCCACCTTCCTGAAGCTCGGCAAGCGGGTGATCGACCTGTCGGCCGACTATCGCTTCAACGATGCCGCCACCTACGAGCAATGGTACGAGCCCCACATGAACCCGCACCTCCTTCCCAAGGCGGTCTACGGCCTGCCCGAAGTGCGTCGGGTTGCCGTCAAGGGGGCCAAGCTCGTGGCGAACCCTGGGTGCTACCCCACGAGCGTCATTCTCGGGCTGCAGCCGCTTCTGAAGCATAAGCTCATTGATACGACGGGCATTATCTCCGATTCGGCCTCGGGCGTTTCCGGGGCCGGGCGCGGTGCCAAGGTGGACAACCTCTACTGCGAGGTCAACGAGGGGTTCAAGGCCTATGGCGTTGGCGGCGTCCATCGCCATACCCCCGAGATGGAGCAGGAGCTGTCGCTGCTGGCCGAAGAGCGGATCACCATCACCTTTACGCCCCACCTTGTTCCCATGGATCGGGGCATTCTCTCCACCATCTACGGCAGGCTGCTCGCACCCGCCACCACCGCCGAGCTAGCCGGGCTCTATGCCGAATTCTACGGTGGCGAACCCTTCGTCCGGGTCCTTCCCGCCGGCGGTGTACCGTCCACCGCCCATGTACGCGGCTCGAACTTCTGTGACATCGGAGTGGTCGTGGACCAGCGTACCGGCAGGGTCATCGTGGTTTCGGCCATTGACAACCTGGTCAAGGGTGCCTCGGGGCAGGCGGTGCAGAACATGAACATCATGTGCGGGCTGCCCGAAGGGCTGGGCCTGGAGGGCTTGGCGCTCGTCCCCTGA
- a CDS encoding 30S ribosomal protein S9 — MAGISYYGTGKRKSSVARVWLKPGTGAIVINNKPIDEYFGRETSKMIVKQPLELVEKVGAFDIHVNVRGGGDSGQAGAIKHGITKALLEVDVALRGTLKKAGFITRDSRIKERKKYGKRAARRSCQFSKR; from the coding sequence ATGGCAGGAATCAGCTACTACGGTACGGGTAAGCGCAAGTCGTCGGTCGCAAGGGTCTGGCTCAAGCCGGGCACGGGCGCCATCGTCATCAACAACAAGCCGATCGACGAGTACTTCGGTCGCGAGACCTCCAAGATGATCGTCAAGCAGCCCCTGGAGCTCGTGGAGAAGGTCGGCGCCTTCGATATCCACGTCAACGTCAGGGGCGGCGGCGACTCCGGTCAGGCCGGCGCCATCAAGCACGGCATCACCAAGGCCCTGCTTGAAGTGGACGTTGCCCTGCGCGGCACCCTGAAGAAGGCCGGCTTCATCACCCGCGATTCCCGCATCAAGGAGCGGAAGAAGTACGGCAAGCGGGCCGCCCGCAGAAGCTGCCAGTTCTCCAAGCGTTAA
- a CDS encoding 50S ribosomal protein L13 — protein MKTTKVAKKEEVTRDWYLVDADNKVLGRMATEIANILRGKKKPIYTPSVDTGDFVVVVNAEKLQLTGNKLADKMYYHHTGFPGGIKSITAGKLIEKKPEDLIRKAVKGMLPKNKLARHMLKKLKVYAGPEHPHEAQQPKTLDI, from the coding sequence ATGAAAACGACGAAGGTTGCAAAGAAAGAAGAAGTGACCAGGGACTGGTACCTGGTTGATGCCGATAACAAGGTGCTCGGTCGCATGGCCACCGAGATCGCCAACATCCTGCGCGGCAAAAAGAAGCCGATCTACACGCCGAGCGTCGACACGGGCGACTTCGTCGTCGTCGTCAATGCCGAGAAGCTCCAGCTCACCGGCAACAAGCTCGCGGACAAGATGTACTACCACCACACCGGATTCCCGGGCGGCATCAAGTCCATCACCGCCGGCAAGCTCATCGAGAAGAAGCCCGAGGATCTGATCCGCAAGGCGGTCAAGGGGATGCTCCCCAAGAACAAGCTTGCCCGCCACATGCTCAAGAAACTCAAGGTCTATGCCGGCCCCGAGCATCCGCACGAGGCCCAGCAGCCCAAGACCCTCGATATTTAA
- a CDS encoding aspartate-semialdehyde dehydrogenase (catalyzes the formation of 4-aspartyl phosphate from aspartate 4-semialdehyde): MKVGIVGWRGMVGSVLLQRMVEEGDFAIGIEPVFFSTSQAGQPAPMNAGTLKSADDIAELKKLDIIITCQGGDYTKAVHPELRKQGWQGYWIDAASTLRMEESAVIILDPINRNVIDAALAKGQKDFVGGNCTVSLMLMGLGGLFRAGLVEWMSSMTYQAASGAGAPNMRELLSQMGVLQGVVAEELKNPGSAILEIDRKVTATLRDGSMPMKEFGGFPLAGNVLPWIDREVEDGQSREEWKGFSETNKILGTSTPIPVDGICVRVGAMRCHSQAITIKLNKDLPLADIEQIIANDNEWVTLVPNTKADTLAQLTPAAVSGLLTVPVGRVRKMKMGPQFVQAFTCGDQLLWGAAEPLRRMLRILVEK, translated from the coding sequence ATGAAAGTCGGAATCGTCGGTTGGCGCGGCATGGTCGGTTCGGTCCTCCTCCAGCGGATGGTGGAAGAGGGTGATTTTGCCATCGGCATCGAGCCGGTCTTCTTCTCCACTTCCCAGGCGGGCCAGCCCGCCCCCATGAACGCGGGAACGCTCAAGAGCGCCGATGACATCGCAGAGCTGAAGAAGCTCGATATCATCATCACCTGCCAGGGGGGCGACTACACCAAGGCGGTTCATCCGGAACTCCGCAAGCAGGGGTGGCAGGGGTACTGGATCGATGCGGCCTCCACCCTCCGGATGGAGGAGAGTGCGGTCATCATCCTCGACCCGATCAACCGCAACGTCATTGACGCGGCCCTGGCCAAGGGGCAGAAGGATTTCGTCGGCGGCAACTGCACCGTCAGCCTCATGCTCATGGGGCTGGGCGGCCTGTTCCGCGCCGGTCTGGTGGAGTGGATGTCGTCCATGACCTATCAGGCCGCTTCCGGCGCCGGCGCCCCCAACATGCGCGAACTCCTCTCCCAGATGGGCGTGCTGCAGGGAGTGGTTGCCGAGGAGTTGAAGAATCCGGGCTCGGCGATCCTGGAGATCGACAGGAAGGTGACCGCAACCCTGCGTGACGGGTCCATGCCGATGAAGGAGTTCGGCGGGTTCCCGCTGGCCGGCAACGTGCTCCCCTGGATCGACCGTGAGGTGGAGGACGGCCAGAGTCGCGAAGAGTGGAAAGGGTTTTCAGAGACCAACAAGATCCTCGGCACCTCCACCCCGATCCCGGTCGACGGCATTTGCGTCCGCGTCGGCGCCATGCGCTGCCACAGCCAGGCGATCACCATCAAGCTGAACAAGGACCTGCCGCTGGCCGACATCGAGCAGATCATCGCCAACGACAATGAGTGGGTAACGCTGGTCCCCAACACCAAGGCCGACACCCTTGCCCAGCTCACGCCGGCGGCGGTTTCCGGGCTCCTCACGGTTCCCGTGGGCCGCGTGCGGAAGATGAAGATGGGGCCCCAGTTCGTGCAGGCCTTCACCTGCGGCGACCAGCTCCTCTGGGGCGCTGCGGAGCCCCTGCGCCGGATGCTCCGCATCCTGGTGGAAAAGTAG
- a CDS encoding cytochrome C, whose translation MKRIVMTFAALLAMAVPAMAGHVAAVGQGTCSFCHKNNLITQHGGFAATVCQTCHNSTNQDVMDTITAGVAGQQYACSNCHGAQSHLDKHGDYVANFSQYDGVQPNATAAWTSPTGYTAVQPATKEYQLCYKCHSTYAFTATNGVSAIVGPSGKPFTDKAREFNPANASAHPVQVPLNSQTGSAAPRALRANQMKAPWTAVGTQVMKCSDCHTPGSTGKSMLITGTTWPTRPDGKLWTLGDVRNNAGNWQTTLFCARCHPLKGSGGSSGWYNNVHSESDHENNVACVACHSVSPHGLNHGRFIGYNSDPAPYAYIDSTGKKAQVMTNFRKASSPTSYGEGNCTALTSACDEHK comes from the coding sequence ATGAAACGCATAGTCATGACATTCGCAGCACTGCTCGCCATGGCCGTTCCGGCCATGGCGGGGCATGTGGCCGCGGTGGGGCAGGGGACCTGCTCCTTCTGTCACAAGAACAACCTGATCACGCAGCACGGCGGCTTCGCGGCCACCGTCTGCCAGACCTGTCACAACAGCACGAATCAGGATGTAATGGACACCATCACCGCCGGCGTGGCGGGCCAGCAGTATGCCTGCTCCAATTGCCACGGCGCCCAGTCCCACCTGGACAAGCACGGCGACTACGTCGCCAACTTCAGCCAGTACGACGGGGTCCAGCCGAATGCTACGGCGGCGTGGACCTCGCCGACCGGGTACACGGCCGTGCAGCCTGCGACCAAGGAATACCAGCTGTGCTATAAGTGTCACTCCACCTATGCGTTCACCGCCACCAACGGCGTGAGCGCCATCGTCGGCCCGTCGGGCAAGCCCTTTACCGACAAGGCCCGGGAGTTCAACCCGGCCAACGCGTCGGCCCACCCGGTCCAGGTGCCCCTCAACAGCCAGACCGGTTCCGCCGCGCCGCGGGCTCTGCGGGCAAACCAGATGAAGGCGCCCTGGACCGCCGTCGGCACCCAGGTGATGAAGTGCAGCGACTGTCACACCCCCGGCTCGACCGGTAAGTCCATGCTGATTACCGGCACCACCTGGCCCACGCGCCCCGACGGCAAGCTCTGGACCCTGGGAGACGTGCGGAACAACGCCGGCAACTGGCAGACCACCCTGTTCTGCGCCAGGTGTCACCCCCTCAAGGGAAGTGGCGGCTCCAGCGGCTGGTACAACAACGTTCACAGCGAAAGCGACCACGAAAACAACGTGGCCTGTGTCGCGTGCCATTCGGTGAGTCCGCACGGCCTGAACCACGGCCGGTTCATCGGCTACAACTCCGACCCCGCGCCCTATGCCTATATCGATTCCACCGGCAAGAAGGCGCAGGTCATGACGAACTTCAGGAAGGCATCGTCGCCGACCTCCTACGGGGAGGGGAACTGCACCGCCCTCACCAGTGCCTGCGACGAGCACAAGTAG